In a genomic window of Deltaproteobacteria bacterium:
- the lptC gene encoding LPS export ABC transporter periplasmic protein LptC — MTDNNNAGSKSAAKRRRSPVARIFLAAFGGMLLMGIGFGGWLYFGKPDQPVALRPPETRRYDIMVTRVRHNAMRNGVLAWTVDAESVGYSRTDGDARIRKVNAVFYGNRSRPVTATAQEGRISTGSRDMELLGEVVITDAPYVFRTPRMAYTGQAHSIAANQSVSLSGKQVTVSGDSMTYDINTRTTRISGHVKGQFFLNGNA, encoded by the coding sequence TTGACAGACAACAACAACGCCGGTTCCAAAAGCGCCGCCAAAAGGCGAAGAAGCCCGGTGGCCCGCATCTTTCTGGCGGCCTTCGGGGGAATGCTCCTGATGGGCATAGGCTTCGGAGGCTGGCTTTATTTCGGCAAACCCGACCAGCCCGTGGCTCTGCGCCCGCCCGAAACCAGGCGCTACGACATAATGGTCACCAGGGTCCGCCACAACGCCATGAGAAACGGCGTCCTGGCCTGGACCGTGGACGCCGAATCCGTGGGCTATTCCCGCACCGACGGAGATGCCAGAATAAGGAAGGTGAACGCGGTCTTTTACGGCAACCGGTCAAGGCCGGTGACCGCCACGGCGCAGGAAGGCAGGATTTCCACGGGAAGCCGGGACATGGAGCTATTAGGCGAGGTGGTCATAACGGACGCCCCCTACGTTTTCCGCACTCCCAGGATGGCCTACACCGGTCAGGCACACAGCATCGCGGCCAATCAATCGGTTAGCCTTTCTGGAAAACAGGTCACGGTTTCCGGCGATTCCATGACTTACGACATCAACACCAGAACCACCCGCATAAGCGGGCACGTGAAGGGGCAGTTTTTCCTGAATGGAAACGCGTAA
- a CDS encoding LptA/OstA family protein: METRKEKPASSSRIAARVMAVVMLFFILASTVFSQEAPKPLTGFELGHGPLTVTSDDLVMFHEENRAEFSGNVLAVQGKTRLKADRVIVWFKKGGKKEPEGPAGSQSLDRVKAEGRVNIATDQFTAKSDAAVYETATEILVLSGREATLTQGENVVKGVKIVVDRKKGSTRVESGRAAQVSVKIFPESDGPKKDSPK, translated from the coding sequence ATGGAAACGCGTAAAGAAAAACCGGCGTCAAGCTCGCGCATCGCGGCCAGAGTCATGGCCGTGGTCATGCTTTTTTTCATCCTGGCCTCCACGGTCTTTTCCCAGGAAGCGCCCAAGCCCCTCACGGGCTTCGAGCTGGGGCACGGCCCGCTTACCGTCACGTCCGACGACCTTGTCATGTTCCACGAGGAAAACCGGGCGGAATTTTCGGGAAACGTGCTGGCCGTGCAGGGAAAAACCAGGCTCAAGGCCGACCGGGTCATAGTGTGGTTCAAAAAGGGAGGCAAGAAGGAGCCCGAAGGCCCGGCAGGCTCCCAGAGCCTGGACAGGGTGAAGGCCGAAGGCAGGGTCAACATCGCAACCGACCAGTTCACGGCCAAAAGCGACGCAGCGGTCTATGAAACCGCCACCGAAATCCTGGTTCTTTCGGGCCGTGAGGCCACCCTCACCCAGGGCGAGAACGTGGTGAAGGGCGTCAAGATCGTGGTTGACCGCAAAAAGGGCTCAACCCGCGTTGAATCCGGCAGGGCCGCCCAGGTCTCGGTGAAGATATTTCCCGAATCCGACGGCCCGAAAAAGGACTCCCCCAAATAA
- the lptB gene encoding LPS export ABC transporter ATP-binding protein — MSVLVLENLMKRYHGKTIVNSVSLNVESGRVAGLLGPNGAGKTTTFYMAVGLIRPDQGRVLVDADDLTEAPMHVRARMGVGYLPQESSVFRKLTALQNVLVILELRQMSARARVDRAMELLSELTIAHLANERADVLSGGERRRLEIARALASEPKFLLLDEPFAGIDPLAVDEIQGIIRSLAGRGIGVLISDHNVQDTLKVCDEATILAEGRVIEFGTPQHIATSPLAMRIYLGEDFRLT, encoded by the coding sequence ATGTCCGTCCTTGTGCTCGAAAACCTGATGAAGCGCTACCACGGAAAGACCATAGTGAATTCCGTGAGCCTGAACGTGGAAAGCGGCAGGGTCGCCGGGCTTCTGGGCCCCAACGGCGCGGGCAAGACCACCACCTTTTACATGGCGGTGGGGCTCATAAGGCCCGACCAGGGCCGGGTGCTGGTTGATGCGGACGATCTTACCGAAGCGCCTATGCACGTGCGCGCCCGCATGGGGGTGGGCTACCTTCCCCAGGAAAGCTCGGTCTTCCGCAAGCTCACCGCCCTCCAGAACGTCCTGGTCATACTGGAGTTGCGGCAGATGAGCGCAAGGGCCAGGGTGGATAGGGCCATGGAACTTCTTTCCGAGCTCACCATAGCCCACCTTGCGAATGAACGGGCCGACGTTCTTTCGGGCGGAGAGCGACGACGCCTGGAAATCGCAAGGGCCTTGGCCTCCGAGCCCAAGTTCCTGCTTCTGGACGAGCCCTTCGCGGGCATCGATCCCCTGGCCGTGGACGAAATCCAGGGCATCATAAGAAGCCTTGCCGGGCGCGGCATAGGCGTTCTCATTTCCGACCACAACGTTCAGGACACCCTGAAAGTCTGCGACGAGGCCACCATCCTTGCCGAAGGCAGGGTGATAGAGTTCGGCACGCCCCAGCACATCGCCACGAGCCCCCTTGCCATGCGCATCTATCTTGGCGAGGATTTTCGCCTGACGTAA
- the rpoN gene encoding RNA polymerase factor sigma-54: MAMEIRQQLRLSQQLIMTPQLQMAIKLLQLNHLELLDVIQEELTQNAALEEGEPYEDSREAQQNQYDSPEPAESKVSAEGEEVEVAGPSETELDLDTRVADEPDWSQYGEDEDSFGRQAAWEGEDHEAPRYENFIARRESLSDHLLWQAMLRFDDPDSRQAAQAIVGNVNRDGYLESSTEEIARQFGLTQALIERVLAVMQSFDPAGVCARDLGECLLIQLRHLKLSDTVVEKIISGHMANLTNKNYKAIASALKISMEEVGAAVKIITDLEPRPGRAFSDEESHYIVPDIFVYKVGDCYEIVVNDDGLPKLHVSNFYKKALGRNSDLTGEAKTYVKDKLKSAAWLIRSIHQRQRTIYKVVESIVKHQSEFLDHGISCLRPMVLRDVAEDISMHESTISRVTTNKYVHTPQGIFELKYFFNSSISTSDGGTVASASVKEKIQRLVKDEDSKKPLSDDRIMQLLEKDDIQIARRTVAKYREMLGILPSGKRRSIN; the protein is encoded by the coding sequence ATGGCAATGGAAATCCGCCAGCAGCTTCGCCTTTCCCAGCAGCTCATCATGACTCCGCAGCTGCAGATGGCCATAAAGCTGCTTCAGCTCAACCACCTCGAGCTTTTGGACGTGATCCAGGAGGAGCTCACCCAAAACGCGGCCCTGGAGGAAGGCGAGCCTTACGAAGACAGCAGGGAAGCCCAGCAGAACCAGTACGATTCCCCGGAGCCCGCCGAGTCCAAGGTTTCCGCCGAAGGCGAGGAAGTCGAGGTTGCAGGCCCTTCCGAGACCGAGCTCGACCTGGACACCCGCGTGGCCGATGAGCCGGACTGGAGCCAGTACGGCGAGGATGAGGATTCCTTCGGGCGGCAGGCGGCATGGGAGGGCGAGGATCACGAGGCCCCGCGCTATGAGAATTTCATCGCAAGGCGCGAGTCCCTTAGCGACCACCTCTTATGGCAGGCCATGCTGCGCTTCGATGACCCGGACTCCCGGCAGGCGGCCCAGGCCATAGTTGGAAACGTCAACCGCGACGGCTACCTGGAGTCCTCCACCGAGGAAATCGCAAGGCAGTTCGGCTTAACCCAGGCCCTGATCGAAAGGGTGCTCGCAGTAATGCAATCCTTCGATCCAGCCGGGGTCTGCGCCAGGGACCTGGGCGAATGCCTCCTCATTCAGCTAAGGCATCTGAAGCTTTCGGACACGGTTGTCGAAAAAATCATTTCCGGCCACATGGCCAACCTCACAAACAAGAATTACAAGGCCATAGCCAGCGCCCTCAAAATTTCCATGGAGGAGGTGGGGGCTGCGGTAAAGATAATCACCGACCTGGAGCCCCGCCCCGGCAGGGCTTTTTCCGATGAAGAATCCCATTACATTGTTCCCGATATATTTGTTTACAAGGTGGGCGACTGCTACGAGATAGTTGTCAACGACGACGGCCTGCCCAAGCTCCACGTCAGCAACTTCTACAAAAAGGCCCTTGGCAGGAACAGCGATCTTACCGGCGAGGCCAAAACCTACGTAAAAGACAAGCTGAAAAGCGCGGCATGGCTCATACGAAGCATCCACCAGCGCCAGAGGACCATCTACAAGGTGGTGGAAAGCATAGTGAAGCACCAGAGCGAATTTCTGGACCACGGGATTTCTTGTCTGCGGCCAATGGTCTTAAGGGACGTGGCCGAGGACATTTCCATGCACGAGTCCACAATAAGCCGCGTCACCACCAACAAGTACGTCCACACCCCCCAGGGCATCTTCGAGCTTAAATACTTCTTCAACAGTTCCATCTCAACAAGTGACGGAGGCACGGTAGCCTCGGCCTCGGTCAAGGAAAAAATCCAGCGGCTCGTGAAGGATGAGGACAGCAAAAAACCCTTGAGCGACGACCGGATAATGCAGCTTCTGGAAAAGGACGACATACAGATAGCAAGGCGCACGGTGGCCAAGTACAGGGAAATGCTGGGCATACTGCCAAGCGGCAAGAGGCGCTCCATAAACTGA